CGCGGTCGCCGTGCTCGTGACGCTCGTCGGGCCCGGCCGGATCCCGGACCCCGGCGGGCGCAGACTCGGGGCCGCGATCCTCGCGGCGATGGTCGTCGTCGCCCTCCTGTGGCTGTCTGTCGTCGCGCGGGCGGTCGCGGGCGTCGTCGCCTACGCCGACGCCGGGGCCCGGCCGACGGGGATCCCGCTGGCCCTCGCGGTCGTCGAGGGGGCGATCGCCGTGGCGATGCTGGCCGTCGCGAGCGTCGTCGTCGCGCTCGGCGGGCCGGGACCGGAACCGGAGGTGTACGCCATCGCCGCGTACGCCGTCACCGCGATCGGGGTCGGTCTCGCGCCCGTGTCGCTGGCGCGTGCGGGCGTCGCGCTGTCGGGCGACTTCTGATCCCCCTCAGTCGCCGCCGGAGGTCGACGCGGTCCCCGGCGCGTCCGGCGACCGCCTCTCGCGACGGCGCACGCGAACGTGGAGCGCGATCGCACACAGCGTCGCGATCACGCCGCCGAGCACGACGATCCCGAACGCGACGCGGTAGCCGGCCACGGAATACGCCCGCGCGCCGTCGACGACGCGGCCGGTCCAGTAGGCGTCGAGGGCCGCGCCGAGCACCGCGGGGAAGACGGCCGCCCCGAAGTACGCCATCCCGTTGACCGTGCCCGTGGCCGCGCCGCTGTCGGCGGCGTGGCGCTCCTTCGCGACCGTGTAGGCCACGGACGCGCCGCCGGTGATGCCCATCCCCACGAACAGCGCCAGCGCGACGACGAACAGCGGCGGCGTCACGGTGACGAACACGACGCCGTAGGCGATCACGAACGCGAGACACGAGCCGACGATCACCTCCGTTCGGCGGCCGGTTCGGTCCGACAGCGCGCCGAAGGCGGGGGAGCCGACCGCGAAGCCGATGTTCGCCGCGAGCACCGCCAAGGCGGCCGTCGCCACCGGCACGTCGTACAGATGGACGATGTAGGGGACGCCCCACAGGCCGACGACGGTGAAGTTGAGCCCGAAGATCAGGAACAGCGTCGTCCCCATCAGCCACGTGTCGAGGTCGCCGAGCACGCGGCGTGCGCCCGCGAGCACCTCCCGAAGCGAGTCGGTGTCGGTTCCCGAGTCCGCCCCCTCCGGGCGGTCCTCGGGGTCGGCCGGTCGGTCGCGGACGAAGCCGCCGACCGCCAGGCCCGCGAGCAGCACCCCCGCGGCGGCGGCGTACAACACCGAGCGCCAGCCGGCGGCCTCGGCCGCCAGCGCCAGCGGCGTCGTCGCCAGCACGCCGCCGATCCCGGCGGCGGCGATGGTGAAGCCCGTCATCGTCGCGAACTCCTCGGGCGCGTACCAGTTGGCGCAGAATCGGAGGACCGCGACGTAGATCGCCGCGCCGCTCAGGCCGGCGAGAAAGCGCGCGGTGAAGCCGACCGCGAAGGAGTCGGCCGCGGCGAAGCCCGCGACCCCGGCGGCCATGCCGACGAGCCCGATCGACACGACGCGGCGGGGCCCGTACCGATCGACGACCAGCCCGGCGGGGAGCTGCGCCGCGGCGTACACGTAGAAGAACGACGAGTGGAGCAGCCCCAACTCCGAGGCGGTCGCGTCGAAGACGGCGGCGAGATCGCCGGAGAGCACGGCCGTCGAGTTGCGGAAGAAGTTGACGAACAGGAAGCCGAACGCGAGCGTCGCCCACATCAAGTGGCGTCGATACCGGCGGGGAATGGCCATTTGTGTGCCCTGTGTTGCACACCGGGGCTTGTACCTTCGGGCCACGGCGATCCGATCGACGGCGGGACCCAACCGGC
This genomic stretch from Halobaculum roseum harbors:
- a CDS encoding MFS transporter, which gives rise to MAIPRRYRRHLMWATLAFGFLFVNFFRNSTAVLSGDLAAVFDATASELGLLHSSFFYVYAAAQLPAGLVVDRYGPRRVVSIGLVGMAAGVAGFAAADSFAVGFTARFLAGLSGAAIYVAVLRFCANWYAPEEFATMTGFTIAAAGIGGVLATTPLALAAEAAGWRSVLYAAAAGVLLAGLAVGGFVRDRPADPEDRPEGADSGTDTDSLREVLAGARRVLGDLDTWLMGTTLFLIFGLNFTVVGLWGVPYIVHLYDVPVATAALAVLAANIGFAVGSPAFGALSDRTGRRTEVIVGSCLAFVIAYGVVFVTVTPPLFVVALALFVGMGITGGASVAYTVAKERHAADSGAATGTVNGMAYFGAAVFPAVLGAALDAYWTGRVVDGARAYSVAGYRVAFGIVVLGGVIATLCAIALHVRVRRRERRSPDAPGTASTSGGD